ATCCAAAAAATGAACAAAACCGGAGACATGATTGCTCAGTTGTTTCAACACTATCGAGGAGGTCACTCAGATACTGGTTTGAAGATGTATGATGGTTGTGCAATTGCTTATTTGTTAGAGCCTGAAATATTTGAAGTGAAAGAGGCTTATGTTGCAGTTGAAACGCAAGGTACGTTGACAGCAGGCGCCACGTTAGTTGATTTAGATGGATATTTAGGGAAAGCGGTTAATTGTCGGGTTTGTGCGGATATTGATGCACAGCTGTTTAAACAATGGTTTTTAGCCGCTATTGAGAAGTGTGATTGATAATTATTAAAAAGTGACGGACAAAACTATTTTTAGTTGTGTCCGTCACTCTTTCGTTTTAGGAAAATTGCTTATTTGTTTTGTAGTTCAAAAAAGCCAATTTCCTCCATTACTTCACCAGAAGAGTAGTCCACTTTATTGACTTGGACTTTATATATCGATGTTTTATCTAATGAACTTAGGTTAATTGAGACTTCGATTTCTCCAGTTTCTAAATTATATATTTGTGTAAATAGTTGATCTTCAGCTTGTACACCATCTTTATATAAAGTAACCTCTGGGCTAAGAAGATTTTCAGGAGAATTAAACTCTTGCAGAGGTGCAATAAATTGAACGGTTGTTTGTAAAGGATCACTGATTGCTTTGATATCAGTGATATTCTTCACGTTCCTAATTTGTGTATCTGCTGTTTGGGTCAATGGTTTGTAATCAATATCAAAACGCCAATCTCCCTCATATTCTAAAGCATTGTCAACACCAAAAGGACTGCCTGTTTTAGAAGCTTCGGCAAAAGCTTGATCAAGTTCTTCAGCATCTTGCCAAGATAATTTGTAAATGTGGAGGGTCAATTTAGCATCTTCAGGAATTTTTTCTCGATTAAAAGTAGCTACAACAGAGCCGTAAAAAGTATCTCCTTCTATGCGGAAAGTAGATTGAGATGAGACACCAGAAAACATGTCTTCAGCGCTATCATTAACAAAAAGACCAAGTTCAATATGTTGAGCATTTGCCGCATTTTTAGTGAATAGTCGATCAGGAGAACGTTGTTTTTTCAGTAGCTCTTTTAGTTTTTCGTCATCCAATTTAAATTGATAATCAAAGGCAAATTTTTTCTTTGTTGATATAAATTTTGTCAATGTAATCTCTCGACCATTTTCTGTGCTCGTTAAATGGAGTTCATTTTGTATCCCGTTATTTTCTACTACCGCAACACCAGAATCTTGGCTAATGCCGAAAGCATTTTTGATGGCTGTATTTATTTGTGGGTTGATCATAGCAATTAAAATAAGTGTTGCGGCTAGAGCTAAAGTGATGCCAATTTGTTTCTTGTATTTGATTTGGAATTTCTTTTTTTCTTGCTTAATTTGATCGTTTAAAATGTTTTCTCGACTCTGAGCTAATTTTGCCATTACTTCTTTTGGAATTTCCTTTTCTTGTATGATAATAGTCTTCCTTTTTTTAGCCATTTTCTTCTCCCTCCAATAATATTTTCAATTTTCCTCTGCCACGTGCAAGTCTTGTTTTAACTGTATTTTTAGACAGATTCAGCTGTTCGGAAATCTCATTAACGTTAAAACCTGCGTAATAATGTAACACGATAGGGATTTTATATCTATCGGGTAATTGATTAAATTCTTCTTCTAAGTGTGATTGTTCACCATTGCTTTCTTTTGTGCTCATATAACTTTCCTCAAATTCAACCGTTTCAATTCTTTTTTCCAAGATGTCCTTAGCGATATTGATCATAATTCTAAAAATCCAAGAATTAAACGCTGCTTCATTTTTGATATTCGTAATTTTTTGCCAGGCACGAATTTCAGTTTCTTGTAGACAATCGGCTACATCTTCATTGTTTAAAAGTAATTTATAAGCAGAATTGTACAACACCACTTGATAGGCTTCACAAAGTGTTATAAACGCTTGCGCGTCGCCATTTTTTGCTTTTTTAACCAAACGTATTTGTTCCTTCTTTTCCATAAACTTCTCCTTCCCCTTGATAACTATTAGACTCTGATTTTGTCAAAAAGGTTTCATTGGAATTCATTTTTATTTATTCTATAGAGATTTACAATAAGTACTATAAAAAAGTGAGTGAGACATAACTCTTCGAGTCATCTCCCACTCAGGTGGAGTAATAGCAGAAGCAGTCCATTCTTACTTTCTCGGGATTAAATACTTCTGTTCCCACCTCAAGTATATGGATCGTCAGATTACGAAAACCCGCCAGAGACTCTGATTTCTCCAGCGGGTTAGTTACTATACTTGCGCTTCATTAGCCCTGTGATTCTCAAATATTTTTTTATCTGAAGAGCTATCAAGGGAAAGCTAGTTTCGTACAAGATCGATTTAACGTTTTCTACGTTTACGTTTAGCAGGTTTTACTAATGCCAGTTTTGGTTTATTCGTGAATCGTACATAAACAACAAATCCGCCAATACAAACAAAAAACAAAATTACACCGGGAACAAATCCTTCAGGTAAATAAACAAATTCAATCGTATGTTCACCTTGTGTTACAGGAATGCTGACAAATGCTTTCTTAAAGGATTGAACTGGTACTTTTTTCCCGTCTACATAGGCTTTCCATCCTTTGTCATAAGGAATGGTTGTCAAGAGGACTTGATCTTTGTCAGCAGTCACGGTTCCGACTGCTTTACGTCCTTTAGCTGTTAAATCAGCACCTTTAGCTTGAATTGCCTGAACGGAACTTTCAAAGGCTTTTGTATTCATTCCAACTACTTTTGGCTCCATAAAGCTGACCGCCGTTGTTCCATAGAAACTAACTGTAAACGTAACGCTAGTCGGTTTATCATAATAGCCGATATTGTAATATTGACCAGTAATATTGATTTGAGACTTTTGACTAGTCCCATTTACAGATATTGTGGCAGTTGAACTTTCTAATTGTCCAAAATCGGTTGGGAACAAACTAAGATACGCTTGCGTGTTTGCAGGTACATCTACTGTCCAAGTCAGGTCTTTAGCGACATTATTTTGCAGTTCCTTATATGTCACAGAACCAGCATTTTGTTCGATTTTGACATTCTTTTTATCAATCAGTGTTGGTTGATAAAATTTGAAATAATCTTCTTTTTGACCAGCTAATGCATTGAATAATTCAGTTTGACTGCTTAAATTATCATTCGTTGGTTGTTTGACGTTATAAATATCATTATCAGCTAAAAAGCCCAAAGGCAAGGCATTGCTATTTTCGTATAGTGAAAATTTACCTGCTTTATCGATTGGGAAAAAGCCGAATTTTAATGGATCACTTTCTGAAATATTGTATTTGATGCCAACAAGAGAGTCCATTAACAAGGTATTATTTGGATAGCGAATGTTCAAACCAGTTCCTCTAGAGCGGAAACCTAAGTCATTTAAATAAGAAGAGGAATGACGATTTCTGATAGAAGAAAACAAGCTGACACCGCTATAACCATAATTGATACTATCATTAGAAGAAACAGGATTTAAGTTCTCCAAACGGTAAAATTCATCATTTTCCTTTTTCGTTTTATCCACTAGTTTTTTAATGGATGGATATGGTTCTGAGTAGAGACTGCGAGAAGCGTAATTCCAATCCTCTAAAATCCCTTTTAACATCGAATTTGTATTGATAAAGGCTTCCGTTGAAACAAGTAATAACAGTAAGATGATCAAATAATGCATCGGTATTTTCTTCAATTGATAAAAAACGATTCCAGCAAGGTATAGCAGTAAAAATAAAGCAGTGATAACAAAGGCTGAAATAGGGATATAGTCATAACTTGTAGCACTTTTCGCTCCTTCCGCTAAAGCAAAAATCGCAATCAGCATGATCGTGGAACCTGCTAAGAGACCTAAATCATCGGTTTTGAATTTCTCAAACCCATATCCCGCCAGCATTACCACTAAGAAAGAAAAAAGGAAACTATAACGGAACAAGAACATATTTGGTGCATGCATACCGTGCCAAAATAAATTTAATGGTGTGATATAAAAACTAGCAATCAAAATGATAAAGAGACTGCCGAATAACAGTTTGTTTTTCCGAGGAATTTCTTTTGTGACAAAGTAAAAGACACAGAAAATCAAAGGAAGTAACCCTACATAGATAAAGGGGATCGAGCCGTATTTGGTCGTGTCATAAACACCAACCATATTTTTCATGACGATATCCAAAAAGGCTGTAGCTTCCGTTTTAAATTGAGTCACTTGAGACAAGGTTTCACCATTTGCTCTTAGATCAAGGACCGCAGGTAATACTAAAATCATCGAAGCGCCACCTGCTAAAAGAGAGGTGATCCCATAAGGCAGAATCCGCTTTTTATACACTTTCCAGTTCGTCAACATTCGGGCGATAAAGTATAGGAAAGAGAAGACACCGATCATAAAGCCCATGTAAAAATTCGAGATAAATAACAGCAGATAACTTACAAATAAGAGTGTTGGTTTTCGTTCATCCATCAGACGATGAATCCCTAGAATAACCAATGGTAGGTAAGTAAACGCGTCTAACCACATAATGATTTCTGAATGAGCTGTAGCAAACGACATCAAAGCATATGGAACACTAAGCATGACATGGCCCCATTTTGGTATCTTATAGGTATTTCTAGCAAACACCCAAAAAGCTAAACCAGCAGAACCAATTTTCAGCAAGGTAATCAAATACAGAGCATCAGGAATATTTTGGTTTTTAAAGAAAATGACCAGTGGCGTAAAAAGTCCACCAAGATAATAGGAAATCAATGAAAGATAATTTAATCCTAGTGACGCATTCCAAGTATAAAAAATACTTTGTTTACCGTGCAGCACATTATTGAAACTAGCATGAAAGTTGGAAAATTGCGAAAAGGAGTCACTCGCCATCACACTACGGCTGCTACCAGGATAAATGCCGATACTTAAATAAATAATGACCATTATAAAAAAAGGAATGAAAAAGCTGGCGGTCATATAAGGCCAGTTTTCTTTAGTAAACGCCTGTATTTTTTTCTTCATAATCAACCTCACAACGTAATAAATAGGATATATATAGTTTAGCATATCCATTGAAAAATTGATTGTCAGAAAGAAAAAATTAAAGAAAATCGAAAGGTTTCTAAATGGATAAATTGGAAAAATAATTTAATTGGTTGTTTTTATAATAACGTGTGTATAATGAATGGTATAAAATGATTATTATGGAAGGTGAGGGATCGTTATGTGTACAGGTATTAGTTTGAAATCAATAGAAGGAAGTCATTATTTAGGAAGAACGCAGGAATACAATATTGATTTTGATTATGTTGGCGTACAAATTCCTAAAAAATTTGAAATCACAGAAAGTATTGAGAAATGGCGGACGCTTTATTCAGTATTAGGGATGGGCATCAAGGAAAGCGAAGAAAAAGCTGCTCAAAGTGTGGTCGACGGCGTTAATGAATGGGGACTTGGAGGAATTACGCAATATTTTGCGGAGTTTAATCGATATTCAACTATTGAAGAAATCAAAAATGCTGGAAAATTACCGCTGATAGCAGAGCAATTTGTTTTTTGGGTATTAGCAAATTGTAAGGATACAAAGGAAGTAGAAGAAAAGATTTCCACAGTGGCGATTGCTGATCTTTCAATGAATGGCAAAGCTCCCGGGTTGCCACAGCACTTTATGTTTACAGATGCTGCTGGTCGTACGATTGTGGTTGAGCCTTCAATAAAGCTGGACTTTGCTGTATATGAAAATCCAATCGGTGTGATGACGAATAGTCCTAAATTTGATTGGCATATGACCAATTTGGAAAACTATACAGGATTATCTGATGCAAATACAAAAGATGTACTATTCCACGATCATAAAGTTTTGTCAGCAGGCAAAGGTTCTGGTATGCATGGTATTCCTGGAGATTACACAGCCACTTCGCGTTTTGTCCGAGCAGCCTATTTGTTGAAATTTAGTGATCCAGTTGTGGAAAAAGAAAGCATCAATAAAGCTTTTCACCTTTTATCCACATCTGATATCGTCAAAGGAGTCATCAAACTGGACGCGCCAAAAGGACAAGACCGTCAGTATACCCAATATACTTCTGTCTATGATTTAAGTAAAAAGCAACTGTATGTGAAGATGTATGATAATTTTACGATCCAAACCATTCACTTTGATGAAGTTGCTGGAAATGGTGATCGGATCAAGAGCTATGAGTTAGTGAAAACACCGCAATATGAAGAATTGAATTAAAAAAATACTAAGATTCGTGAGCAATATCGCTGCGAATCTTAGTATTTTTTTAAAGCCATTGTTTAATTTTCTCATACCCTTGTCCAACCTCAGCTAATGCATGAGTATCGGATCCATAAATAAAAGGAATCCCTAATGCAGCAGCTTTTTTAGTTATCCACACCTGTGGATAACTCTGTTGATAACCCTGTTTATAAAATCCAGCAGTGTTTAAATCTAAGCTGTATTTTTCCTGTTGCACACGAGTTAAAAGGGTGTGGACAAGTTCTTGATTTTCAAAAGAGTAATCAGTAGATTCGTCAAAGGAACGTTCGAATTTTTGACACAAAGAAATATGACCTAAACGTGTAGGTTTAAAAGGACCAAGGTCTGCTTCTAAAGAAGCTAAAAGCTTTTGGTAGTAATGTTTTTGAGCTTTTTTAAAGCTACCTAAATAGTCAACAATGCCACTCTTATATTCCTCAAAAGAGTAGTCGATTCCACGTAATCCATCTTTCCCTTCAAGAAAGTGAACAGATAAAATTCCATCATCTGTTTGTGGTCCGTATTCAGCTAAAAAATCACGAGTCCAACCTTCAAATGCTGAAAAATAATCCAATTCAAATCCAATGTGAATAATAATGTCAGAAGCATACTTTTTCCGCAATTCATTCATCCTTTTGAAATAGTTATCCACATCATTTAGCGCCATTGAAGCAGTTGTCCACACATTGGGATCTCCAGCTACCGTTTTTTCTATGCCTGTAGGTAAAGGTGCATGTTCTGTGATGCTATATTCTTTAAAGCCTAGGCTGATTGCACGCTGAATCAGTAATTCTGTATCCTCAACCTTTCCATGTGGACAAAATTCTGTGTGGGTATGACCATCACGTTTCATGAGGTCCCTCCTATCATTCGTATAGTTAATCTATAGGCTATCGTATAATGTGTTTTATGTCTATTATCTTTTACCCTAGTATTAGTATTTATTGAGACATTAAATCATGGCGCCATGAATTTTAGGAGTAAATATTTTTTAAAATTAAAACTTTAATCATTATTTTTTTGTTATATAATCATTGTTATAGATTTATTTTAATTGTTTTTCTGAAAATAAAATATCGAAAAAGTATAATTAATCTTCTTTTTATAGTGATATATCTATCGGGAGAAATCAGTATAAAGGAGTTTTTTATAGAAAAAAATAAACTATTTCTGCTTTTTAAATGAAACGAGAAATAGTTTTATTTGAGAAAAATATCTTTAATCATAAGTGTATTGTATTGGTTTATTTGAAATAAATCAATAGGTTATTGATAGAAAATAATGTTTTGTTTTTTCAATTTTTTGAGAGTTTATTAAAAAAAATGAAAATAAGGTGATTTATCAAGGGAAGATGGGTTATTTTTTACCGCCGTCAATCCCGCCGTCAAATTTGGGAGAAAGGATTTGATTATTTTGGCTAAGGGCGAAAATATTTATAAAAGAAAAGATGGACGTTGGGAAGGTCGTTATCCTAAAAGTCGTAAAGCAGATGGAACGATTCATTATGGTTATATCTATGCACGTTCCTATCGTTCTGTAAAAGAGCAACTAATTGAACGAAAAGCACAAACAGCGTTGTTTTATTTGAAATCAGCAAAAGAGTTTCAAGGTACTTTTGGTGATTGGGCTAACATTTGGTTAAACGATATCATGGCAATGAAATTGAAAGAGAGTACATACGCTAGTTATAGCAACAATCTTCAAATACATATTTTTCCATTTCTAGGCCAGCGGAGTTTGAAAAAAATCACAGCATCTGATATGGATCAAGTAGTTAAAGGACTCTCTAAATCACTATCAGCAAGTTCCATTCAGATTGTTTTTCGAATTGTTAAAAGCTGTTTTGAAGCAGCTAGAGAACGAGGATACATTTATTTGAATCCTTGTGAACGGACGATGTTGCCTAAAATCACCAAGCAAAAAATTCAAGCTTTGACACGTAACCAACAAAAAGCAGTAGAAATAGAAAG
This sequence is a window from Enterococcus sp. 7F3_DIV0205. Protein-coding genes within it:
- a CDS encoding YfhO family protein; amino-acid sequence: MKKKIQAFTKENWPYMTASFFIPFFIMVIIYLSIGIYPGSSRSVMASDSFSQFSNFHASFNNVLHGKQSIFYTWNASLGLNYLSLISYYLGGLFTPLVIFFKNQNIPDALYLITLLKIGSAGLAFWVFARNTYKIPKWGHVMLSVPYALMSFATAHSEIIMWLDAFTYLPLVILGIHRLMDERKPTLLFVSYLLLFISNFYMGFMIGVFSFLYFIARMLTNWKVYKKRILPYGITSLLAGGASMILVLPAVLDLRANGETLSQVTQFKTEATAFLDIVMKNMVGVYDTTKYGSIPFIYVGLLPLIFCVFYFVTKEIPRKNKLLFGSLFIILIASFYITPLNLFWHGMHAPNMFLFRYSFLFSFLVVMLAGYGFEKFKTDDLGLLAGSTIMLIAIFALAEGAKSATSYDYIPISAFVITALFLLLYLAGIVFYQLKKIPMHYLIILLLLLVSTEAFINTNSMLKGILEDWNYASRSLYSEPYPSIKKLVDKTKKENDEFYRLENLNPVSSNDSINYGYSGVSLFSSIRNRHSSSYLNDLGFRSRGTGLNIRYPNNTLLMDSLVGIKYNISESDPLKFGFFPIDKAGKFSLYENSNALPLGFLADNDIYNVKQPTNDNLSSQTELFNALAGQKEDYFKFYQPTLIDKKNVKIEQNAGSVTYKELQNNVAKDLTWTVDVPANTQAYLSLFPTDFGQLESSTATISVNGTSQKSQINITGQYYNIGYYDKPTSVTFTVSFYGTTAVSFMEPKVVGMNTKAFESSVQAIQAKGADLTAKGRKAVGTVTADKDQVLLTTIPYDKGWKAYVDGKKVPVQSFKKAFVSIPVTQGEHTIEFVYLPEGFVPGVILFFVCIGGFVVYVRFTNKPKLALVKPAKRKRRKR
- a CDS encoding tyrosine-type recombinase/integrase; translation: MIILAKGENIYKRKDGRWEGRYPKSRKADGTIHYGYIYARSYRSVKEQLIERKAQTALFYLKSAKEFQGTFGDWANIWLNDIMAMKLKESTYASYSNNLQIHIFPFLGQRSLKKITASDMDQVVKGLSKSLSASSIQIVFRIVKSCFEAARERGYIYLNPCERTMLPKITKQKIQALTRNQQKAVEIESLKTDKGLPVLLALETGMRIGEICALKWEDIDFEEAVLRVRRTKQRIAMPKTSNQRTKIVETAPKTANANRLIPLSLKVKNALLKCKERATSDFVVTSGSRSIEPRTVSYRFEQIKKKLGLFNVPFHALRHTFATRCVELGVNIAAISSLLGHSSIKLTLDTYTNSFFEEQRAAIDKLACL
- a CDS encoding RNA polymerase sigma factor translates to MEKKEQIRLVKKAKNGDAQAFITLCEAYQVVLYNSAYKLLLNNEDVADCLQETEIRAWQKITNIKNEAAFNSWIFRIMINIAKDILEKRIETVEFEESYMSTKESNGEQSHLEEEFNQLPDRYKIPIVLHYYAGFNVNEISEQLNLSKNTVKTRLARGRGKLKILLEGEENG
- a CDS encoding choloylglycine hydrolase family protein — protein: MCTGISLKSIEGSHYLGRTQEYNIDFDYVGVQIPKKFEITESIEKWRTLYSVLGMGIKESEEKAAQSVVDGVNEWGLGGITQYFAEFNRYSTIEEIKNAGKLPLIAEQFVFWVLANCKDTKEVEEKISTVAIADLSMNGKAPGLPQHFMFTDAAGRTIVVEPSIKLDFAVYENPIGVMTNSPKFDWHMTNLENYTGLSDANTKDVLFHDHKVLSAGKGSGMHGIPGDYTATSRFVRAAYLLKFSDPVVEKESINKAFHLLSTSDIVKGVIKLDAPKGQDRQYTQYTSVYDLSKKQLYVKMYDNFTIQTIHFDEVAGNGDRIKSYELVKTPQYEELN
- the hisJ gene encoding histidinol-phosphatase HisJ, which gives rise to MKRDGHTHTEFCPHGKVEDTELLIQRAISLGFKEYSITEHAPLPTGIEKTVAGDPNVWTTASMALNDVDNYFKRMNELRKKYASDIIIHIGFELDYFSAFEGWTRDFLAEYGPQTDDGILSVHFLEGKDGLRGIDYSFEEYKSGIVDYLGSFKKAQKHYYQKLLASLEADLGPFKPTRLGHISLCQKFERSFDESTDYSFENQELVHTLLTRVQQEKYSLDLNTAGFYKQGYQQSYPQVWITKKAAALGIPFIYGSDTHALAEVGQGYEKIKQWL